The proteins below are encoded in one region of Terriglobia bacterium:
- the lpxD gene encoding UDP-3-O-(3-hydroxymyristoyl)glucosamine N-acyltransferase, with the protein MKLKELAAKLGARLDPPDADAEVSSVGSIEAAVPGQITFAVSSKYAPLAKASKASALIVDEKFPALQKPTLRTKNPQFAYARAVELLHVLPQEKRGIHPTAVIDSSARIGANASIGACVVIGADVEIGENCTLLPQVVVYRGVKIGKNFFAHAHVSIRENCEIGDNVLLHNGVVIGSDGFGFSKDDSGNWYKIPQTGRVIIEDNVEIQANSCVDRASLGETRIGRNTKIDNLSQVAHNCVIAENSMLCAQVGLAGSTEIGKNVILAGQVGVAGHCKIGDGVIVTAQSGTHGDIPAGSMVSGTPAFDHKQWLRSVTAFMKLPEMARAIRGKGTKE; encoded by the coding sequence AAGCTCAAAGAACTCGCGGCCAAGCTGGGTGCCAGGCTTGATCCGCCGGATGCCGACGCTGAAGTAAGCAGTGTCGGTTCCATTGAGGCTGCTGTTCCCGGCCAGATTACTTTTGCCGTCAGTTCCAAGTACGCGCCGTTGGCCAAAGCTAGCAAAGCATCCGCTCTGATCGTTGACGAAAAATTCCCCGCGCTGCAAAAGCCAACTCTGAGGACAAAGAATCCGCAGTTTGCCTATGCTCGTGCCGTAGAACTCCTTCACGTCCTGCCGCAGGAAAAACGCGGTATCCACCCCACGGCGGTCATCGATTCTTCGGCGCGCATCGGCGCCAACGCTTCGATCGGCGCATGTGTCGTGATCGGGGCCGATGTTGAAATCGGCGAAAACTGCACCCTGCTGCCGCAGGTAGTGGTCTATCGCGGAGTAAAGATTGGCAAGAACTTTTTCGCGCACGCGCATGTCTCCATTCGCGAAAACTGTGAGATCGGTGACAATGTGCTGCTGCATAATGGAGTCGTCATTGGCTCTGATGGATTCGGCTTCTCCAAGGACGATTCCGGCAATTGGTACAAGATCCCCCAGACCGGACGCGTGATAATTGAGGACAACGTGGAGATTCAGGCGAACTCATGTGTGGATCGCGCCAGCCTGGGCGAAACGCGCATCGGCCGCAACACCAAGATCGATAATCTTTCTCAGGTGGCGCATAACTGCGTCATTGCGGAAAATTCCATGCTGTGTGCTCAGGTGGGGCTTGCCGGATCAACGGAGATTGGCAAGAACGTGATCCTTGCCGGCCAGGTTGGTGTGGCCGGGCATTGTAAGATTGGCGATGGCGTGATCGTCACTGCGCAGAGCGGCACGCACGGCGATATTCCAGCCGGCTCAATGGTCAGCGGCACGCCCGCGTTTGATCACAAGCAATGGCTGCGCA